A genomic stretch from Chitinophagaceae bacterium includes:
- a CDS encoding nucleoside deaminase yields the protein MTDEYFMKQALKEAQIAYEEGEVPVGAIVVIDGKLVARGHNMTEKLNDPTAHAEMIALTSAFSHIGAKYLPEATLYVTVEPCLMCAGALYWGKVKRIVWGADDEKNGHQRITKDESPFHQKAEVTKGVLKEDCARLMKDFFASKR from the coding sequence ATGACAGATGAATATTTCATGAAGCAGGCATTAAAAGAAGCGCAGATTGCCTATGAAGAAGGGGAAGTGCCAGTTGGTGCAATAGTGGTCATTGATGGCAAGCTCGTTGCCCGTGGACATAATATGACGGAGAAGCTGAACGACCCAACCGCCCATGCTGAAATGATTGCACTGACTTCGGCATTCAGTCATATTGGTGCCAAGTATTTACCGGAAGCAACTTTGTATGTTACAGTTGAACCCTGCCTCATGTGTGCCGGTGCTTTGTACTGGGGTAAGGTAAAGCGGATTGTTTGGGGAGCGGATGATGAAAAAAACGGACATCAGCGCATTACAAAAGATGAATCTCCTTTTCATCAAAAGGCTGAAGTAACCAAAGGAGTTCTGAAAGAAGACTGTGCAAGGCTGATGAAAGATTTTTTTGCATCAAAACGATAA
- a CDS encoding superoxide dismutase → MAFTLAPLPYAHDALEPHIDTLTMQIHHGKHHQAYVDNLNKAVAGTNNESKTLEQLVAVAGTISPAVRNNGGGHWNHTFFWESLAPNAGGAPTGALADAINAAFGSFDAFKEKFAAAGMTRFGSGWAWLIVKDGKLEVSSTPNQDNPLMDVAEVKGTPILGADVWEHAYYLKYQNRRADYLAAFWNVVNWSKVAERLNR, encoded by the coding sequence ATGGCATTTACATTAGCACCTCTTCCATACGCACACGACGCACTGGAACCCCATATCGATACATTAACCATGCAGATCCATCATGGTAAACATCACCAGGCTTATGTTGATAATCTCAATAAAGCAGTTGCAGGTACAAACAACGAAAGCAAAACATTGGAACAGTTAGTTGCTGTTGCCGGAACCATTTCTCCTGCTGTACGTAATAACGGTGGTGGTCACTGGAACCATACTTTTTTCTGGGAATCATTAGCACCTAATGCAGGTGGAGCTCCAACAGGTGCTTTAGCTGATGCAATCAACGCAGCTTTTGGTTCTTTCGATGCATTCAAAGAAAAGTTTGCAGCAGCAGGTATGACCCGTTTCGGAAGCGGCTGGGCATGGTTGATTGTAAAAGATGGCAAACTCGAAGTAAGTTCAACTCCCAATCAGGATAATCCATTAATGGATGTAGCTGAAGTAAAAGGCACTCCAATTCTTGGTGCTGATGTGTGGGAACATGCATACTACCTGAAATACCAGAACCGTCGTGCAGATTATTTAGCAGCTTTCTGGAATGTTGTAAACTGGAGCAAAGTAGCTGAAAGATTAAACCGCTGA
- a CDS encoding DNA-3-methyladenine glycosylase I, with the protein MTKEKIRCSWCLKDELYMKYHDEEWGTPQHDDRNLFEMLCLEGAQAGLSWYTILKKRENYRKAFDNFDAKKIAKYTDKKKEALLLDEGIVRNRLKVNAFVLNAKAFLEVQKEFGSFDNYIWQFVGGKPLVNKVKAMGDVAAKTAISDAMSKDLLKRGFKFVGSTICYAFMQATGMVDDHVEGCWKKNRR; encoded by the coding sequence ATGACTAAAGAAAAAATCCGTTGCAGCTGGTGTTTAAAAGATGAATTGTATATGAAGTATCATGATGAAGAGTGGGGAACGCCGCAACATGATGACCGGAATTTATTTGAAATGCTTTGTCTTGAAGGTGCACAGGCAGGGCTGAGCTGGTACACTATTTTGAAAAAACGGGAAAACTACCGCAAGGCATTCGACAATTTTGACGCAAAGAAAATAGCGAAGTACACCGATAAAAAGAAAGAAGCTTTGTTATTGGATGAAGGCATTGTTCGCAACCGTTTAAAAGTAAATGCCTTTGTACTCAACGCCAAAGCATTTCTTGAAGTGCAGAAAGAGTTTGGAAGTTTTGATAACTACATCTGGCAGTTTGTTGGAGGTAAACCCCTTGTAAACAAAGTAAAGGCAATGGGAGATGTTGCGGCGAAAACAGCCATCTCTGATGCTATGAGTAAAGACCTGCTGAAGCGTGGATTCAAGTTTGTTGGCTCAACCATCTGTTATGCTTTTATGCAGGCAACAGGAATGGTGGATGATCATGTGGAAGGATGCTGGAAGAAAAACCGCAGATGA
- a CDS encoding GNAT family N-acetyltransferase, with translation MIRKATHADFNFMFYLYMHPQVNPFLLYEPMNAENFLTVFNDLEKKGVLYIFEDQQESIGMFKLVPQHYRNTHIVYLGGIAIDPEHTGKGHGLQMMEEIKVYAKKNGFLRIELTVATTNEKAIQLYLKAGFHHEGVLKKYTYLKSKDHFVDEAVMAYLF, from the coding sequence ATGATCCGAAAAGCAACACATGCAGATTTTAATTTCATGTTCTACCTGTATATGCATCCGCAGGTAAACCCTTTCCTGTTATATGAACCGATGAATGCTGAAAACTTTCTTACGGTTTTTAATGATCTTGAGAAAAAGGGAGTGCTGTATATTTTTGAAGATCAACAGGAATCAATCGGCATGTTTAAACTTGTTCCTCAACATTACCGCAATACACATATCGTTTACCTGGGAGGAATTGCAATTGATCCTGAACATACAGGGAAGGGGCATGGGTTACAAATGATGGAAGAAATAAAAGTCTATGCAAAGAAGAACGGTTTTCTGAGGATTGAATTAACAGTTGCGACAACCAATGAAAAAGCCATTCAGTTATATCTTAAAGCAGGCTTTCATCATGAAGGAGTGTTGAAAAAATATACCTACTTAAAAAGTAAAGATCATTTTGTTGATGAAGCCGTGATGGCTTACCTGTTCTGA
- the yidD gene encoding membrane protein insertion efficiency factor YidD: MKVLKQILSFPFIVLIKFYQYVISPAIGPKCRYTPTCSHYSLEAFKKYGPIKGFWLSVKRISKCHPWGGSGYDPVP, encoded by the coding sequence ATGAAAGTATTGAAGCAAATTCTTAGTTTTCCTTTTATTGTACTGATAAAGTTTTATCAGTATGTCATCAGCCCGGCCATTGGTCCCAAGTGTCGCTATACACCCACCTGCAGTCATTATTCACTGGAAGCATTTAAGAAGTATGGCCCTATTAAAGGTTTCTGGCTGAGTGTAAAACGCATCAGCAAATGTCATCCTTGGGGAGGAAGTGGTTATGATCCTGTTCCCTGA
- the rnpA gene encoding ribonuclease P protein component, with amino-acid sequence MEQTQRYTLGKTERLKSRKQIEQLFKEGKTFSVSPLRVYYSFDADLKKENSIAALQFGVGVSTRNFKKAVDRNRIKRLLREAYRLQKNELKDKVTLKKIQLNLFVIYTGRELPAYNLIFEKMTVVLQKVIAIADESIEANS; translated from the coding sequence TTGGAGCAAACACAACGATATACACTCGGTAAAACAGAACGGCTCAAAAGCCGCAAGCAGATTGAACAGCTGTTCAAAGAAGGGAAAACATTTTCTGTTTCTCCTTTGCGGGTTTATTATTCATTCGATGCAGACCTGAAGAAAGAAAATTCTATTGCTGCATTACAATTTGGCGTGGGTGTAAGTACAAGAAATTTTAAAAAGGCGGTTGATCGTAACCGGATAAAACGGTTGTTACGGGAAGCGTACCGTTTGCAGAAAAACGAATTGAAAGATAAAGTGACGCTGAAGAAAATACAACTGAACCTGTTTGTTATTTATACAGGCAGAGAGTTGCCTGCTTATAACCTCATCTTTGAAAAGATGACTGTAGTTTTGCAAAAAGTAATAGCCATCGCTGATGAAAGTATTGAAGCAAATTCTTAG
- the rpmH gene encoding 50S ribosomal protein L34, translating to MAQKRTYQPSKRRRKTTHGFRRRMQDANGRKVLASRRAKGRHKLSVSSERGVKK from the coding sequence ATGGCACAAAAACGTACATACCAACCTTCGAAGCGTCGCAGAAAAACCACACATGGTTTCCGCAGACGTATGCAGGATGCTAATGGCCGCAAGGTATTGGCAAGCCGCCGGGCAAAGGGTCGTCATAAGCTCAGCGTAAGCAGTGAGCGTGGCGTTAAGAAATAA
- the murI gene encoding glutamate racemase, translating to MQTGPIGIFDSGYGGLTVMQEIVQQLPQYDYIYLGDNARAPYGTRSFETVYRYTLECVEWFFKQGCPLVILACNTASAKALRTIQQNDLQRLNPENRVLGVIRPTAEVIGQYSKTRQVGVLATAGTVQSESYEIEINKFYPDIKVFQQACPMWVPLIENNEHESGGADYFVKEYVEALLNQSGKIDTALLGCTHYPLLSKKIQQYLPAGVQLLSQGKIVAESLADYLNRHPEMEEQLTKKRNRQFFTTDSALDFNNHARLFYGEEVKSEHVELER from the coding sequence ATGCAAACAGGACCCATCGGCATATTTGATTCAGGCTATGGCGGCTTAACCGTAATGCAGGAAATTGTACAGCAGTTACCGCAGTATGATTACATCTACTTAGGAGATAATGCACGTGCTCCTTATGGCACCAGAAGCTTTGAAACTGTGTACCGTTATACATTAGAATGTGTGGAATGGTTTTTCAAGCAGGGTTGCCCGTTGGTGATACTTGCCTGCAATACAGCTTCAGCAAAAGCATTACGAACCATTCAGCAGAATGATCTGCAACGATTGAATCCTGAAAACAGGGTATTGGGTGTTATCCGTCCAACTGCAGAAGTGATTGGGCAGTACAGCAAAACCAGGCAGGTGGGTGTATTGGCAACTGCCGGCACTGTTCAATCTGAGTCTTATGAAATAGAGATCAATAAGTTTTACCCCGACATAAAGGTGTTTCAACAGGCCTGTCCCATGTGGGTTCCGCTGATTGAGAATAATGAACATGAAAGTGGAGGTGCAGATTATTTCGTAAAAGAATATGTGGAAGCCTTGCTCAATCAATCGGGCAAAATTGATACGGCATTACTTGGTTGCACGCACTACCCTTTGCTGAGTAAAAAGATTCAGCAGTATTTACCTGCCGGTGTTCAGCTGCTTTCGCAGGGGAAGATTGTGGCTGAAAGTTTAGCCGATTATCTGAACCGACATCCGGAAATGGAAGAGCAGTTAACAAAGAAGAGAAATCGTCAATTTTTTACAACAGATTCAGCCCTTGATTTTAATAACCATGCCCGGTTGTTTTATGGTGAAGAGGTAAAGTCGGAGCATGTGGAGTTGGAGAGATGA
- a CDS encoding OmpH family outer membrane protein — translation MKRVIVLAVIVLMGSAVTVNAQKLGHINTGELLSVMPETKKAQEKMQKLQDSLNMVYAEMIREYNEKDSIIRTDSAKWTQAKKDIKFSEYQKLAEDVQQYSTKAQQWLQAKEQEVYAPVQKLALDAIQAVAKTNGYAYVFSREALLVTPTTDDLLPLVKKYLKIPETAPAPAK, via the coding sequence ATGAAAAGAGTTATTGTTCTTGCAGTTATAGTATTAATGGGAAGTGCTGTAACAGTAAATGCGCAAAAATTGGGTCACATTAATACAGGAGAATTACTGAGTGTGATGCCGGAAACAAAAAAGGCCCAGGAAAAAATGCAGAAACTGCAGGATTCTCTGAACATGGTGTATGCAGAAATGATTCGTGAGTACAATGAAAAAGACAGCATCATCCGTACTGATTCTGCAAAATGGACACAGGCAAAAAAAGATATCAAATTCAGCGAGTATCAGAAATTAGCTGAAGATGTACAACAATACTCAACAAAAGCACAACAGTGGCTGCAGGCAAAAGAGCAGGAAGTATATGCTCCTGTACAAAAATTAGCTCTGGATGCAATTCAGGCTGTAGCAAAAACGAATGGTTATGCTTATGTTTTTTCAAGGGAAGCGTTGTTGGTAACACCAACAACAGATGATTTACTTCCTTTGGTAAAGAAGTATTTAAAAATACCTGAAACAGCACCAGCACCTGCTAAATAA
- a CDS encoding OmpH family outer membrane protein, with protein MKTALIVAFSLFLTSFTATAQRYGIIDTKYILGKIPEYKDANKKLEEMADAWQKEIDLMQADLDKMYRQLDAERAMLTPELLKKREDEIFNKEKQVRDLQKRRFGFEGDYFRKKQELVKPIQDKVYNAVQKLATERLYDFILDKSEGITVIFADPKLDKSDDVLKILGVKL; from the coding sequence ATGAAAACAGCATTAATTGTCGCTTTTAGTTTATTTCTTACTTCATTTACCGCTACGGCGCAACGTTATGGCATTATTGACACCAAGTATATTCTTGGAAAAATTCCTGAATATAAAGACGCCAATAAAAAGCTGGAAGAGATGGCAGATGCCTGGCAGAAAGAAATTGACCTGATGCAGGCCGACCTGGATAAAATGTACCGCCAGTTAGATGCTGAAAGGGCCATGTTAACCCCGGAATTACTGAAAAAAAGAGAAGACGAAATTTTTAATAAAGAAAAACAGGTTCGTGACCTTCAAAAAAGGCGTTTTGGCTTTGAAGGTGATTATTTCCGAAAAAAGCAGGAACTGGTAAAACCTATACAGGATAAGGTGTACAACGCCGTACAGAAGCTGGCTACTGAAAGGTTATACGATTTTATTTTGGACAAAAGTGAAGGAATTACCGTTATATTTGCCGACCCAAAACTGGACAAAAGCGATGATGTGCTGAAGATCTTAGGTGTTAAACTTTAA